The Episyrphus balteatus chromosome 4, idEpiBalt1.1, whole genome shotgun sequence genome includes a window with the following:
- the LOC129919630 gene encoding neuropeptide FF receptor 2, with amino-acid sequence MTKEIEDSLDYSTLDFPEDRIWFRIPEWEVILKVTTFVPVIVFGIASNLIIVYLIIQNRALRTPTNMLIANMAVADTAALLICPIMFMYNDFFQNYMMGPFGCKTEGFLQGSLLITAVLNLSGVSYDRLTAIVLPLEARLTIKGAKVVMVVTWLIGFVIATPLAIFRIYKVRLWKNFRESYCKENQYILPKYWYFLISALVWFPLAVMVISYTAILIKLDLYEKKVLSRDHPLNVSYKKTAAKTMFIVVVVFIVLRVPFTVLVFIRADLLGTYTGATNNYRTLWYIAHYLMFLNAAVNPIIYGYTNDNFRRAYDQTPMFRCFSRTRITKKSTENDRRRNSSCCCYRLCNLANFRRTNIEMNMIVTKTTRSPIGVRAITKETMIDSRQTFNYIHDVNEVDNGFI; translated from the exons ATGACTAAAGAAATCGAAGATTCG TTAGACTACAGTACCTTAGATTTCCCAGAAGACCGCATTTGGTTTCGTATTCCAGAATGGGAAGTAATTCTAAAAGTGACGACATTTGTTCCGGTAATTGTGTTCGGTATTGCAAGCAATTTGATTATAGTTTATCTAATTATTCAAAATCGTGCTCTACGAACCCCAACTAATATGTTGATTGCTAACATGGCTGTAGCCGATACAGCGGCTCTTCTAATTTGTCCAATAATGTTTATGTACAatgatttctttcaaaattatatgATGGGACCTTTTGGATGCAAAACGGAAGGTTTCTTGCAAGGGTCTTTGTTAATAACTGCGGTATTAAATCTATCGGGGGTGAGCTATGACAGACTTACAGCTATTGTTCTACCTTTGGAAGCAAGATTGACAATAAAGGGTGCCAAAGTAGTGATGGTGGTAACTTGGCTGATAGGATTTGTGATTGCAACACCTTTGGCAATCTTTAGGATTTATAAG gTACGTTTATGGAAGAACTTTAGAGAAAGTTACTGCAAGGAAAACCAATATATTCTACCAAAATATTGGTACTTTCTTATATCGGCTCTAGTTTGGTTTCCATTGGCTGTAATGGTAATATCGTATACAGCTATACTAATCAAg CTTGATTTGTATGAAAAGAAAGTCCTAAGTAGAGATCATCCTTTAAACGTGTCCTACAAAAAGACAGCTGCAAAGACTatgtttattgttgttgttgtgtttatTGTTCTACGAGTTCCATTTACGGTCTTGGTTTTTATTCGAGCTGATCTCTTAGGCACTTATACTGGGGCAACTAACAACTATCGTAccctatggtacatagctcattATTTGATGTTTCTTAATGCTGCAGTAAATCCAATCATTTATGGATATACAAATGATAATTTTCGACGAGCTTATGATCAAACTCCAATGTTTAGGTGTTTTTCTCGAACAAGAATTACCAAAAAATCAACAGag AATGATAGACGAAGAAACTCATCCTGCTGCTGTTACAGACTTTGTAATTTGGCCAATTTTCGTAGAACCAATATAGAAATGAATATGATAGTAACAAAGACAACAAGAAGTCCAATTGGAGTAAGGGCAATTACCAAGGAAACTATGATAGATTCAAGACAAACTTTTAATTACATACACGATGTAAATGAAGTTGATAATGGATTTATTTAA